AGCTCATTTTGACCGTTTCCATCAACACCTGCTATACCAAAAATCTCTCCGCTTCTTATTTCAAAACTTACATCTTTGACCTTTTCAACACCGTTTTTCAATTTAACTGTCAGATTTTCAATCTTTAAAACAGTCTCACCTAACCGCGGTTCACTCTTTTCAACCACAAGTTTAACCTCTCTTCCAACCATCAAATTTGCAAGTTCCTGTTCGTTGGTTTCTTTTGTATTCAAGGTCTTTATTGTCTTTCCTCTTCTCATAACAGTAACCCTATCCGAAATTTCCATAACCTCATCAAGCTTGTGGCTTATAAACAGTATGGATATTCCCTGAGCTTTGAGGTTATTTATAATTTTAAAAAGCTCTCTTGTCTCTTGAGGTGTGAGCATTGCCGTTGGCTCATCAAGTATCAAAAGCCTTGCATCTCTGTAAAAAGCCTTTAATATCTCTACTCTTTGCTGCATACCTACACTTAAATCTCCAACTTTTGCTTTTGGGTCAATTTCTAAATTGTATTTCTTTGAAATTTCAAGAATTTTCTTCTCAGCTTCCTGAACATTAAATCTAAAACCTTTTGGTTCAAATCCCAAAACAATATTTTCAGCTACCGTAAATACAGGTATCAACATAAAATGCTGATGAACCATTCCTATTCCTTTTTCAATCGCTTCATGAGGGCCTTTGACCTCAAGTTTTTTACCCTCAAAATATATCTCTCCAGAATCAGGTTCATAAAGTCCGTAGATTATATTCATTAAAGTAGACTTTCCTGCCCCATTTTCACCAAGAATGGCATGTACTTCGCCTTTTTTAACATTTAAATTCACATTATCATTTGCCAGAATATTACCAAATCTTTTTGAAATACCTCGTACTTCTAAAATATATTCCATTTTCACGCCCCACCTGTCTTTACAATCTTTTTATTATTTCAATAATAACAGTTTTGAGTTTTTCTATATTTGCAGAAAACACTCTCAAAACCTCTTCATGTGAAACAGGTTTTATATTCGGGTCATCTTCCAAGCCAGCATCATAATCT
This Caldicellulosiruptor changbaiensis DNA region includes the following protein-coding sequences:
- a CDS encoding ABC transporter ATP-binding protein; the protein is MEYILEVRGISKRFGNILANDNVNLNVKKGEVHAILGENGAGKSTLMNIIYGLYEPDSGEIYFEGKKLEVKGPHEAIEKGIGMVHQHFMLIPVFTVAENIVLGFEPKGFRFNVQEAEKKILEISKKYNLEIDPKAKVGDLSVGMQQRVEILKAFYRDARLLILDEPTAMLTPQETRELFKIINNLKAQGISILFISHKLDEVMEISDRVTVMRRGKTIKTLNTKETNEQELANLMVGREVKLVVEKSEPRLGETVLKIENLTVKLKNGVEKVKDVSFEIRSGEIFGIAGVDGNGQNELVEAIVGLIPSTGKIIFNGQEIQNLPTRKRYEKGIAYIPADRQQDGLVLNFTVAENIVLKRYYKKPYSNRGFLNYKVITLEADKLIHEFDVRPPDFRLFAKNLSGGNQQKVILAREFSSSPDLLIAVQPTRGMDVGAIEYIHRKLIELRDSGKAILLVSLELDEILNLSDRIAVMYSGRIMDILDSKTATKEDIGLLMTGKKKKEA